In Streptococcus oralis, a single window of DNA contains:
- the vicK gene encoding cell wall metabolism sensor histidine kinase VicK, whose translation MIEDIRQTILTSDFIFILILLGFILVVTLLLLENRRDNIRLKEINQKVKDLIAGDYSQVLDLQGSTEITNITNNLNDLSEVIRLTQENLEQESKRLNSILSYMTDGVLATNRRGQIIMINDMAKKQLGVQKEDVLNKSILELLKIEDEYELRDLITQIPELTIDSQDVNGEYLSLRVRFALVRRESGFISGLVAVLHDTTEQEKEERERRLFVSNVSHELRTPLTSVKSYLEALDEGALYDPIAPDFIKVSLDETNRMMRMVTDLLHLSRIDNTTSQLDVELINFTAFITFILNRFDKMRSQDDEKKYELVRDYPINSVWIEIDTDKMTQVIDNILNNAIKYSPDGGKITVSMKTTDDQMILSIKDQGLGIPKQDLPKIFDRFYRVDRARSRAQGGTGLGLAIAKEIIKQHNGFIWAKSEYGKGSTFTIVLPYDKDAVKEEIWEDEIED comes from the coding sequence ATGATTGAAGATATTAGACAAACTATTCTGACCAGCGATTTTATCTTTATCTTGATTTTACTTGGCTTTATCCTGGTGGTGACCTTGCTGTTACTGGAAAATCGTCGGGATAATATCCGTCTGAAGGAGATAAATCAAAAGGTTAAGGACTTGATTGCAGGTGATTATTCTCAAGTTTTGGACTTGCAAGGAAGTACAGAAATCACCAATATCACCAATAATCTGAACGATTTGTCAGAAGTTATTCGTTTGACCCAAGAAAATCTGGAACAAGAGAGTAAACGATTGAACAGTATTCTTTCTTACATGACAGATGGCGTTCTTGCGACTAATCGCCGTGGTCAGATTATTATGATTAACGATATGGCAAAGAAACAGCTCGGTGTGCAGAAAGAAGATGTTCTGAATAAAAGCATCCTCGAATTGCTTAAGATAGAAGATGAGTATGAGCTGCGTGATCTGATTACACAGATTCCTGAGTTGACGATTGACTCCCAGGATGTAAATGGGGAATACCTAAGCCTTCGTGTCCGTTTTGCTCTGGTTCGCCGTGAGTCAGGTTTCATCTCTGGTTTGGTTGCCGTTTTACATGATACGACCGAGCAGGAGAAGGAAGAACGTGAGCGGAGACTCTTCGTTTCAAACGTAAGTCATGAGTTAAGAACTCCTTTGACCAGTGTAAAATCTTATCTTGAAGCCTTGGACGAGGGAGCCTTGTATGATCCCATTGCCCCTGATTTTATCAAGGTTTCACTCGATGAAACCAACCGTATGATGCGGATGGTGACAGATCTCTTGCATCTCTCTCGTATTGATAATACGACAAGTCAGCTAGATGTGGAACTGATTAATTTTACAGCTTTCATCACATTTATTCTCAACCGCTTTGATAAGATGAGAAGTCAAGATGACGAGAAAAAATATGAACTTGTTAGAGATTACCCTATTAATTCAGTTTGGATCGAGATTGATACCGATAAGATGACTCAAGTGATTGATAACATTCTTAACAATGCCATTAAGTACTCACCAGATGGTGGGAAAATCACTGTCAGCATGAAAACCACTGACGACCAGATGATTTTATCCATCAAAGACCAAGGTCTAGGTATTCCAAAGCAAGATTTGCCGAAGATCTTTGACCGCTTCTACCGTGTGGATCGTGCAAGAAGCCGGGCTCAAGGTGGAACTGGTCTAGGTCTGGCTATCGCAAAAGAAATCATTAAACAACACAATGGCTTTATTTGGGCCAAAAGTGAATACGGTAAGGGATCGACCTTTACCATAGTGCTCCCTTATGATAAGGATGCCGTAAAAGAAGAAATATGGGAGGACGAAATAGAAGACTAG
- the yycF gene encoding response regulator YycF has protein sequence MKKILIVDDEKPISDIIKFNMAKEGYEVVTAFNGREAIDLFEAEQPDIIILDLMLPEIDGLEVAKAIRKTSSVPIIMLSAKDSEFDKVIGLELGADDYVTKPFSNRELQARVKALLRRTDLVSVDSQESDEKKTQPLQIGDLEIVPDAYVAKKYGEELDLTHREFELLYHLASHIGQVITREHLLETVWGYDYFGDVRTVDVTIRRLREKIEDTPSRPEYILTRRGVGYYMRNND, from the coding sequence ATGAAAAAAATATTAATTGTAGATGATGAGAAACCAATCTCAGATATTATTAAGTTTAATATGGCCAAGGAAGGTTATGAAGTCGTGACAGCCTTCAATGGTCGTGAGGCAATCGACCTATTTGAAGCAGAGCAACCAGATATTATTATCCTCGACTTGATGCTACCTGAAATTGATGGTTTAGAAGTTGCTAAAGCTATTCGTAAGACTAGTAGCGTGCCGATTATCATGCTATCAGCTAAGGATAGCGAGTTTGACAAGGTTATTGGTTTAGAGTTAGGTGCAGATGATTATGTTACAAAACCTTTCTCAAACCGTGAATTGCAGGCTCGTGTCAAGGCCCTGCTTCGTCGTACAGACCTGGTTTCTGTGGATAGCCAAGAGTCTGATGAGAAGAAGACGCAGCCTTTACAAATTGGTGATTTGGAAATCGTTCCAGATGCTTACGTGGCTAAGAAATATGGTGAGGAGTTAGATTTGACCCACCGCGAGTTTGAACTCTTGTATCACTTGGCATCTCATATTGGTCAAGTGATTACGCGTGAACACTTGCTTGAGACTGTATGGGGTTATGACTATTTTGGTGATGTTCGTACAGTGGACGTGACCATTAGACGCTTGCGTGAGAAAATAGAAGATACTCCAAGTCGTCCAGAGTACATTCTCACACGTCGTGGTGTTGGATACTATATGAGAAATAATGATTGA
- the mutY gene encoding A/G-specific adenine glycosylase — MLDLKEYGIVMWPEEKIISFREKLLTWYDENKRDLPWRRSKNPYHIWVSEIMLQQTRVDTVIPYYERFLDWFPTVESLANAPEERLLKAWEGLGYYSRVRNMQAAAQQIMTDFGGQFPNTYEGISILKGIGPYTAGAISSIAFNLPEPAVDGNVMRVLARLFEVNHDIGVPSNRKIFQAMMEILIDPKRPGDFNQALMDLGSDIESPVNPRPEESPVKDFSAAYQNGTMDVYPIKEPKKKPLPIYLKALVVRNDRGQYLLEKNESEKLLAGFWHFPLIEVDDFSSDDDQLDLFSQVKEESRAFGPSPQENFEQDYDLEVNWSQQVFDQVKHVFSHRKWHIQILAGQVLETKQFSDREIRWVSPQEFSDYPLAKPQQKIWQAYKTSFEDEGLQ, encoded by the coding sequence ATGTTAGATTTGAAAGAATACGGTATCGTCATGTGGCCAGAGGAGAAGATTATTTCTTTCCGTGAGAAACTTCTCACTTGGTATGATGAAAACAAAAGAGATTTACCCTGGCGTAGAAGTAAAAATCCTTATCATATCTGGGTATCTGAAATCATGCTTCAGCAGACTAGAGTTGATACAGTTATCCCATACTACGAACGATTCTTGGACTGGTTTCCAACTGTTGAAAGTCTGGCGAATGCCCCTGAAGAGCGTCTGCTGAAGGCTTGGGAAGGTTTGGGTTATTATTCTCGAGTGCGCAATATGCAGGCTGCAGCTCAGCAGATTATGACTGACTTTGGGGGGCAATTTCCAAACACCTATGAAGGAATTTCTATTCTGAAAGGGATTGGCCCATACACTGCGGGAGCTATTTCCAGTATCGCTTTTAACCTGCCTGAGCCAGCGGTCGATGGTAATGTCATGCGAGTTTTGGCACGCTTGTTTGAAGTTAACCATGATATCGGAGTTCCCAGCAATCGAAAGATTTTCCAAGCTATGATGGAAATCTTGATTGACCCGAAACGACCAGGTGATTTTAACCAAGCTCTGATGGATTTAGGTTCTGATATAGAGTCTCCGGTTAACCCTCGACCAGAAGAAAGCCCTGTTAAGGACTTTAGCGCAGCCTATCAGAACGGAACTATGGATGTATATCCGATTAAAGAACCCAAGAAAAAACCTCTCCCAATTTATCTCAAGGCTTTAGTTGTACGCAATGACCGTGGTCAATATCTACTTGAGAAAAATGAAAGCGAGAAACTACTAGCCGGTTTTTGGCACTTCCCCTTGATCGAAGTTGATGATTTCTCAAGTGATGACGATCAGCTAGATCTCTTTTCACAAGTCAAAGAGGAAAGCAGAGCATTTGGACCAAGCCCTCAAGAAAACTTTGAGCAGGATTATGATTTAGAAGTGAATTGGTCCCAGCAAGTATTTGACCAGGTCAAGCATGTATTTAGTCATCGGAAATGGCACATTCAAATCCTAGCTGGTCAAGTGTTGGAAACAAAACAGTTTTCGGACAGAGAAATTCGCTGGGTTTCTCCTCAGGAGTTTTCTGATTATCCACTTGCGAAGCCTCAACAAAAAATTTGGCAGGCTTATAAAACAAGTTTTGAAGATGAAGGCCTACAGTAG
- the pta gene encoding phosphate acetyltransferase → MEVFESLKANLVGKNARIVLPEGEEPRILQATKRLVKETEVIPVLLGNPEKIKIYLEIEGIMDGYEVIDPQHYPRFEEMVAALVERRKGKMTEEEARKVLVDDVNYFGVMLVYLGLIDGMVSGAIHSTASTVRPALQIIKTRPNVTRTSGAFLMVRGTERYLFGDCAININPDAEALAEIAINSAITAKMFGIEPKIAMLSYSTKGSGFGESVDKVVEATKIAHDLRPDLEIDGELQFDAAFVPETAALKAPGSNVAGQANVFVFPGIEAGNIGYKMAERLGGFAAVGPVLQGLNKPVNDLSRGCNADDVYKLTLITAAQAVHQ, encoded by the coding sequence ATGGAAGTTTTTGAAAGTCTCAAAGCCAACCTAGTTGGCAAAAATGCTCGTATCGTTCTCCCTGAAGGGGAAGAACCTCGTATTCTTCAAGCGACAAAACGCTTGGTAAAAGAAACAGAAGTAATTCCTGTTTTGCTCGGAAACCCTGAAAAAATTAAAATTTATCTTGAAATCGAAGGGATCATGGATGGTTATGAAGTCATCGACCCTCAACACTATCCTCGATTTGAAGAAATGGTTGCTGCTTTAGTAGAGCGTCGTAAGGGCAAAATGACTGAAGAAGAAGCGCGCAAAGTTTTGGTTGATGATGTCAACTACTTTGGTGTGATGCTAGTCTACTTGGGCTTGATTGACGGTATGGTATCTGGTGCGATTCACTCAACTGCTTCAACAGTTCGCCCAGCCCTTCAAATCATTAAAACTCGTCCAAATGTAACGCGTACTTCAGGTGCCTTTCTCATGGTTCGTGGTACAGAACGTTACCTATTTGGAGACTGTGCCATTAACATCAATCCAGATGCAGAAGCCTTGGCTGAAATTGCGATCAACTCAGCAATCACAGCTAAGATGTTTGGTATTGAACCTAAAATTGCTATGCTAAGCTATTCTACTAAAGGTTCAGGTTTTGGTGAAAGTGTTGATAAGGTAGTGGAGGCTACTAAAATTGCTCACGACTTGCGTCCTGACCTTGAGATTGATGGTGAGTTGCAATTTGATGCGGCCTTTGTTCCTGAAACTGCAGCTCTTAAAGCTCCAGGAAGTAATGTAGCTGGTCAAGCAAATGTCTTTGTCTTCCCAGGTATCGAAGCAGGAAATATTGGTTATAAGATGGCTGAACGTCTCGGTGGTTTTGCGGCTGTCGGACCTGTTTTGCAAGGATTGAACAAACCAGTTAACGACCTTTCTCGTGGATGTAATGCAGATGATGTGTACAAGTTGACCCTTATCACAGCAGCTCAAGCAGTTCATCAATAA
- a CDS encoding RluA family pseudouridine synthase, whose protein sequence is MRFEFLADEHVKVKTFLKKHEVSKGLLAKIKFRGGAILVNGQPQNATYLLDIGDRVTIDIPAEEGFETLEAIDRPLDILYEDDHFLVLNKPYGIASIPSVNHSNTIANFIKGYYVKQNYENQQVHIVTRLDRDTSGLMLFAKHGYAHARLDKQLQRKSIEKRYFALVKGDGVLEPEGEIIAPIARDEDSIITRRVAKGGKYAHTSYKVVASYGNIHLVDIHLHTGRTHQIRVHFSHIGFPLLGDDLYGGSLDDGIQRQALHCHYLSFYHPFLEQDLQLESPLPDDFSNLITQLSTNTL, encoded by the coding sequence ATGAGGTTCGAATTTCTCGCAGATGAGCACGTCAAAGTCAAAACCTTCCTCAAGAAACATGAGGTTTCTAAGGGACTTTTGGCTAAGATTAAGTTTCGAGGTGGAGCTATTCTGGTCAATGGCCAACCTCAAAATGCGACTTATCTCTTAGATATTGGAGACAGGGTGACTATTGACATTCCAGCAGAGGAAGGATTTGAAACCTTGGAGGCCATCGATCGTCCACTGGATATTCTCTATGAGGATGACCATTTTCTAGTTTTGAACAAGCCCTATGGAATAGCTTCCATCCCCAGTGTCAATCATTCCAATACCATTGCCAATTTTATCAAGGGCTACTATGTCAAGCAAAACTATGAAAACCAGCAAGTTCACATCGTGACTAGGCTTGATAGAGATACTTCTGGTTTGATGCTCTTTGCCAAGCACGGCTATGCTCATGCACGGTTGGACAAGCAACTGCAACGAAAGTCTATCGAAAAAAGGTATTTTGCACTGGTTAAAGGAGATGGTGTCTTGGAGCCAGAAGGAGAGATTATCGCCCCGATTGCGCGTGATGAAGATTCCATTATCACGAGACGGGTTGCAAAAGGTGGGAAATACGCCCATACATCTTACAAAGTTGTAGCGTCTTATGGAAATATTCACCTAGTCGATATTCATCTGCATACTGGACGAACTCATCAGATACGAGTGCATTTTTCTCACATCGGCTTTCCTTTGTTGGGAGATGATTTGTATGGTGGTAGTTTGGATGATGGTATCCAACGTCAGGCTCTGCATTGTCATTATTTATCTTTTTATCATCCTTTTCTTGAGCAAGATTTGCAATTAGAAAGCCCCTTACCGGATGATTTCAGCAATCTTATTACTCAGTTATCAACTAATACTCTTTAA
- a CDS encoding NAD kinase — protein sequence MKNTGKRVDLIANRKPQSQKVLHELREKLKKQHFILNDTNPDIVISIGGDGMLLSAFHKYENQLDKVRFVGVHTGHLGFYTDYRDFELDQLVTNLLLDTGAKVSYPVLNVKVTLENGEVKIFRALNEASIRRSDRTMVADIIINHVPFERFRGDGVTVSTPTGSTAYNKSLGGAVLHPTIEALQLTEIASLNNRVYRTLGSSIIIPKKDKIELLPTRNDYHTISVDNSVYSFRNIERIEYQIDHHKIHFVATPSHTSFWNRVKDAFIGEVDE from the coding sequence ATGAAGAATACAGGTAAACGAGTTGACCTCATAGCAAATAGAAAGCCACAAAGTCAGAAGGTCTTGCATGAGCTGAGGGAAAAACTCAAGAAACAACATTTTATACTGAACGATACCAATCCCGACATCGTCATTTCGATTGGTGGCGACGGGATGCTTTTGTCTGCTTTTCACAAGTATGAGAATCAGTTAGACAAGGTTCGATTTGTAGGTGTTCATACAGGGCATTTGGGATTTTACACAGATTATCGTGATTTTGAGCTGGATCAGTTGGTGACCAATCTTTTACTAGATACTGGTGCCAAAGTTTCCTATCCAGTCTTGAATGTCAAGGTAACGCTTGAAAATGGAGAAGTGAAAATCTTCCGTGCTTTAAATGAAGCCAGTATCCGTCGATCAGATCGGACCATGGTTGCGGATATCATCATTAACCACGTTCCGTTTGAGAGATTTCGTGGAGATGGAGTGACTGTTTCAACGCCGACGGGAAGTACCGCCTACAACAAATCCTTGGGTGGAGCTGTCTTGCATCCTACCATTGAAGCCTTGCAGTTGACGGAGATAGCGAGTCTTAACAACCGAGTCTATCGCACTTTGGGGTCATCGATCATTATTCCCAAAAAAGATAAGATTGAACTTTTGCCGACACGCAATGATTACCACACGATATCAGTCGATAACAGCGTCTATTCCTTCCGTAATATCGAACGGATTGAGTATCAAATCGACCATCACAAGATCCACTTCGTAGCGACTCCAAGCCACACTAGTTTCTGGAATCGTGTCAAAGATGCCTTCATCGGAGAGGTGGATGAATGA
- a CDS encoding GTP pyrophosphokinase, which produces MTIEWEEFLDPYIQAVGELKIKLRGIRKQYRKQNKHSPIEFVTGRVKPIESIKEKMARRGITYASLEHDLQDIAGLRVMVQFVDDVKEVVEILRKRQDMRVVQERDYITHRKASGYRSYHVVVEYTVDTINGAKTILAEIQIRTLAMNFWATIEHSLNYKYQGDFPEEIRKRLEITAKIAYQLDEEMGKIRDDIQEAQALFDPLSRKLNDGVGNSDDTDEEYR; this is translated from the coding sequence ATGACCATAGAATGGGAAGAATTTTTAGATCCTTACATTCAGGCTGTTGGTGAATTGAAGATTAAACTTCGGGGAATTCGCAAACAGTATCGTAAGCAAAACAAGCATTCTCCGATTGAGTTTGTAACGGGTCGTGTCAAACCGATTGAAAGTATCAAAGAAAAAATGGCTCGTCGAGGAATTACTTATGCAAGTCTAGAACATGATCTGCAAGATATTGCGGGTTTACGTGTCATGGTTCAGTTTGTTGATGACGTTAAAGAGGTAGTTGAGATTCTACGTAAACGCCAAGATATGAGAGTCGTTCAGGAACGAGACTATATCACTCATCGTAAGGCTTCGGGCTATCGTTCTTATCACGTGGTTGTCGAGTACACGGTTGATACGATCAACGGAGCGAAGACGATTTTGGCGGAGATTCAAATACGGACGTTAGCCATGAATTTCTGGGCTACGATTGAACACTCGCTCAATTATAAATATCAGGGCGATTTTCCAGAAGAAATCAGGAAAAGACTGGAAATCACGGCCAAAATAGCCTATCAACTGGATGAAGAAATGGGTAAGATTCGTGATGATATCCAGGAAGCGCAGGCTCTCTTTGATCCATTGAGCAGAAAACTAAACGATGGTGTAGGAAATAGTGACGATACAGATGAAGAATACAGGTAA
- a CDS encoding CYTH domain-containing protein: MKHLEIELKTLLKKEEYDHLKKQFSHIQPVLQKNYYIDTPGFQLREKKVAMRIRTFADWAELTLKVPQTVGNMEYNQKLTLPEAESYLEKQKLPQGLVLEKLAKIGIESHEWLVLGCLSTLRYETKTEIGLMALDESHYLDQTDYELELEVTDHEKGKADFQRFLDENQITYQKAPSKLIRFIKSMKKS; encoded by the coding sequence ATGAAACATTTAGAAATAGAATTGAAAACACTTCTGAAAAAAGAGGAATATGATCATCTAAAAAAACAGTTTTCCCATATCCAACCCGTCCTTCAGAAAAACTACTACATTGATACACCAGGTTTCCAATTGCGTGAAAAGAAGGTTGCCATGCGCATTCGCACTTTTGCAGATTGGGCGGAATTGACCTTAAAAGTGCCTCAAACTGTAGGAAATATGGAATACAACCAGAAACTAACTCTTCCAGAAGCTGAATCATACCTAGAAAAACAAAAACTACCTCAAGGGCTCGTTCTAGAGAAGCTTGCTAAGATTGGTATTGAAAGCCATGAATGGCTTGTTCTAGGCTGCCTTTCCACCCTTCGTTATGAAACGAAAACAGAAATTGGCTTAATGGCCTTAGATGAAAGTCACTACCTTGACCAGACGGACTATGAACTCGAGCTTGAAGTCACTGACCATGAAAAAGGCAAAGCCGATTTTCAGAGATTTTTAGATGAAAATCAGATAACTTATCAGAAAGCTCCATCAAAATTAATTCGTTTTATTAAAAGCATGAAAAAAAGCTGA
- a CDS encoding ribose-phosphate diphosphokinase — protein MSDRNNMKLFTLNSNPEIAQKIADTVGVPLGKLSSRQFSDGEIQVNIEESVRGYDVYIIQSTSYPVSNHLMELLIMVDACVRASAHSINVVLPYFGYARQDRIASSREPLTAKLVSNMLVKAGVDRVLTLDLHAVQVQGFFDIPVDNLYTIPLFAKHYCDKGLLGSDVVVVSPKNSGVKRARSLAEYLDAPIAIIDYAQDDSERSEGYIIGDVEGKKAILIDDILNTGRTFSEAAKIVEREGATEIYAVSSHGLFVEGAAELLDATNIKEILVTDSVATKERTPENVCYITASELIGDAIVRIHERKPVSPLFAYNKKK, from the coding sequence ATGTCAGATAGAAACAACATGAAACTTTTCACCCTAAACTCTAACCCAGAAATCGCTCAAAAGATTGCTGATACTGTTGGTGTCCCTCTTGGAAAATTATCTTCACGTCAATTTTCTGATGGTGAAATCCAAGTCAATATCGAAGAGAGTGTTCGTGGTTATGACGTCTATATCATCCAATCAACAAGCTACCCTGTTAGCAATCACTTGATGGAACTCTTAATTATGGTTGATGCGTGTGTTCGCGCCAGTGCTCATAGTATCAACGTCGTCCTTCCTTACTTTGGCTATGCGCGTCAAGATCGTATCGCTTCTTCCCGTGAACCACTGACAGCTAAATTGGTTTCAAATATGTTAGTAAAAGCTGGGGTTGACCGTGTTCTAACTCTCGATCTCCATGCTGTACAGGTACAAGGTTTCTTCGACATTCCAGTGGACAATCTTTATACAATTCCTCTTTTTGCCAAACACTACTGTGACAAAGGTCTTCTTGGTTCTGATGTCGTTGTTGTTAGTCCAAAGAACTCTGGTGTTAAACGTGCTCGTAGCTTAGCTGAATACTTGGATGCTCCAATCGCTATCATAGACTATGCTCAAGACGACTCAGAACGCAGTGAAGGCTATATCATCGGGGATGTTGAAGGCAAGAAGGCTATCTTGATTGACGATATCCTAAATACTGGTCGTACTTTCTCTGAAGCAGCCAAAATCGTTGAACGTGAAGGCGCAACTGAGATTTATGCAGTTTCTAGTCACGGTTTATTCGTTGAAGGTGCTGCTGAACTTCTAGATGCAACTAACATTAAAGAAATCCTTGTGACTGACTCAGTAGCAACCAAAGAAAGAACTCCAGAAAATGTATGTTACATTACTGCTAGCGAATTAATCGGAGATGCGATTGTCCGCATCCATGAAAGAAAACCAGTCAGCCCGCTCTTTGCTTACAACAAAAAGAAATAA
- a CDS encoding cysteine desulfurase family protein: protein MIYLDNAATTPMSAVAIAEMTKVMQETHGNPSSIHSHGRQAGKLLREARQDLAHLLGTKPQHIFFTSGGTESNNTAIIGYCLRHQDNGKHIITTAIEHHSVLETIDYLVQHFGFEATIIQPVNQEITAQQIQEALRDDTILVSTMYANNETGSLLPIAEIGRILKDHPIAYHVDAVQAIGKIPIHPEELGIDFLSASAHKFHGPKGVGFLYASSVDFDSYLHGGDQEQKKRAGTENLAAIVGMVAALKEDLNDQAKHYQKLSALKSTFLEEIAGLDYYLNESNHQLPYVFNIGFPGQKNDLLLLRLDLEGISISTGSACAAGIVQTSHVLEAFYGPDSHRLKESVRISLSPLNTEEELKQLAQTLKNIIGD, encoded by the coding sequence TTGATTTATTTGGACAATGCTGCTACGACTCCTATGTCAGCAGTAGCTATTGCAGAAATGACCAAGGTCATGCAAGAAACTCATGGTAATCCTTCTAGTATTCATAGTCATGGTCGGCAGGCTGGCAAACTCTTGCGAGAGGCTCGTCAGGACTTAGCCCACTTACTAGGAACCAAACCTCAACATATCTTTTTCACGTCTGGCGGTACAGAAAGTAACAATACAGCCATTATTGGCTATTGTCTCCGTCATCAAGACAATGGAAAACATATCATTACGACAGCTATTGAACACCATTCTGTGCTTGAGACTATCGATTATTTGGTTCAACATTTTGGTTTTGAAGCGACCATCATCCAACCAGTAAATCAAGAGATAACTGCCCAGCAAATTCAAGAAGCCTTACGTGACGATACCATTCTCGTTTCCACCATGTATGCTAATAATGAAACAGGTAGCCTCTTACCTATCGCTGAGATTGGACGTATTTTAAAAGATCATCCTATTGCTTATCATGTAGATGCTGTTCAAGCTATCGGGAAAATCCCTATCCATCCCGAGGAATTAGGAATTGATTTTCTCAGCGCTTCTGCCCACAAATTCCATGGACCAAAAGGAGTCGGCTTTCTTTATGCTTCTTCCGTGGACTTTGATTCCTACCTTCACGGTGGGGACCAAGAACAAAAGAAACGGGCTGGAACAGAAAATCTCGCTGCCATTGTAGGCATGGTCGCTGCTCTCAAAGAAGATTTAAATGACCAAGCTAAGCATTACCAAAAACTAAGTGCACTCAAATCTACTTTTTTAGAAGAAATTGCAGGTCTCGACTACTACCTCAATGAAAGTAACCACCAACTGCCTTATGTTTTTAATATCGGTTTTCCTGGTCAGAAAAATGATTTACTTTTACTTCGGTTAGATCTTGAAGGAATTTCAATTTCTACCGGTTCAGCTTGTGCTGCTGGTATTGTGCAAACCAGTCATGTGCTTGAAGCATTTTATGGACCAGATTCACATCGATTGAAAGAATCTGTCCGTATCAGTCTCTCTCCTCTTAACACTGAGGAGGAACTGAAACAACTCGCACAAACCTTAAAAAATATTATTGGAGATTAA
- a CDS encoding DUF1831 domain-containing protein, giving the protein MAFEKTIKLQNCRYDYTLSPTVKKFTLKDNTFFETKVGNYELTRLLEKVPNSGEGFKLKIIINKDLTGAKLNITDKSGLRLVNIFKSEDHHIHQEKFYFLMDSLVERGIFTKEER; this is encoded by the coding sequence ATGGCATTCGAAAAAACCATTAAACTACAAAACTGCCGCTACGACTACACACTTAGCCCAACTGTCAAAAAGTTCACACTGAAAGATAATACTTTCTTTGAAACAAAGGTTGGAAACTACGAACTGACTCGTTTGCTTGAGAAAGTACCCAACAGTGGTGAAGGTTTCAAGCTAAAAATCATCATCAACAAAGACCTTACAGGTGCTAAACTCAACATTACTGACAAGTCTGGCCTTCGTTTGGTGAATATCTTTAAATCAGAAGACCACCACATTCATCAAGAAAAATTCTACTTCCTCATGGACAGCCTTGTAGAACGCGGTATCTTCACTAAAGAAGAAAGATAA
- a CDS encoding DUF4649 family protein, with protein sequence MYRLTYQDNYHVERILEYKDYEELMLSLSGCVTLPDTLLISSLTLNDKVIYQGLVGDLYRFLSQAHFSDKN encoded by the coding sequence ATGTATCGACTTACCTATCAAGATAACTATCACGTAGAACGTATACTTGAATATAAGGATTACGAAGAGCTCATGTTATCTCTATCTGGCTGTGTGACCCTACCTGATACTCTCCTAATCAGCTCCTTAACGCTGAATGATAAGGTGATTTATCAAGGATTGGTTGGCGATCTCTACCGTTTTCTATCACAAGCTCATTTTTCAGATAAAAACTAA
- a CDS encoding redox-sensing transcriptional repressor Rex has translation MKDKQSAIPKATAKRLSLYYRIFKRFHAEKIERANSKQIAEAIGIDSATVRRDFSYFGELGRRGFGYDVKKLMNFFADLLNDNSITNVMLVGIGNMGHALLHYRFHERNKMKIIMAFDLDDHPEVGSQTPDGIPIYGISQIKEKIKEADVKTAILTVPSVKSQEVANLLVDAGIKGILSFSPVHLHLPKDVVVQYVDLTSELQTLLYFMRKED, from the coding sequence GTGAAAGATAAACAGTCTGCTATTCCAAAAGCAACAGCAAAAAGGCTCTCTCTTTACTATCGAATTTTCAAGAGATTTCATGCAGAAAAAATCGAACGTGCCAACTCCAAGCAAATTGCAGAGGCTATCGGAATCGATTCTGCGACCGTTCGTCGGGATTTTTCCTATTTTGGTGAACTAGGTCGTCGTGGTTTTGGTTACGATGTCAAAAAATTGATGAATTTTTTTGCTGATCTCCTAAATGATAACTCCATTACAAATGTTATGCTGGTTGGGATTGGAAATATGGGCCATGCCCTTCTCCACTACCGCTTCCACGAGCGTAACAAGATGAAAATTATCATGGCCTTTGATCTAGATGACCATCCAGAAGTTGGAAGCCAGACACCTGATGGAATTCCAATCTATGGTATCTCACAGATCAAAGAAAAAATCAAAGAAGCAGATGTTAAAACTGCTATCCTAACTGTTCCAAGTGTTAAATCACAAGAAGTTGCCAATCTTTTGGTTGATGCAGGTATAAAAGGTATTCTCAGTTTTTCCCCTGTTCACCTTCACCTCCCAAAAGATGTGGTCGTTCAGTATGTCGATTTGACAAGCGAACTCCAAACCCTCCTCTATTTTATGCGTAAAGAGGATTAG